One Halobacterium wangiae genomic window, CGTGGCTACTACAGGCGGCGGGCGAGCAGTTCGCCGTCGTAGTACGCGCGGTCGAGTTTCCGGGGGGAGACCGCGTCGCCCACGCGGTAGACGTCGTCCCGGCGCTCGTCGAGTTCGAGGTAGAGCGACTCGTCGGCCTGCCGCCGCCCTGCGACGACGACCGTGTCGGGAATTCGGGTGTCCGTGGCCCCAGTCAGCGTGTTCCGGAGCGTGACCGTCCCGTCGGGGTCGACGGCGTCCACCGTGTGGTTCCCCGTGAACGTCGCGCCCTCCCCCTGGAGCGCCGAGACGAACCCGGGCAGGTTCGGTTGCTCCGTTCGGAACCCCGGGTAGTGGTCGCTGGAGACCATCTCGACGGTCGCCCCGCGCGCAAGCAGTTCCAGCCCGACCTGCATCGTGATCACCCAGCGGTTCTCGTCGAAGAGCAGGACGTCGTCGCCGACCGCGGCGCCAGCCAGCACATCGAAGGCGTTCACGACGTCGCCCTCGAAGTCGTACGTCTCGGTGTCCGGGCGCGTGGCGCCCGTCGCGACGACCACCGCGTCCCACGACCGGTCGACGTCCTCCGCGGCGACGGGAGCGTCCAGCTGGACGTCGACACCGGCCTCCCGGACCGCGGCTTCGAGGTCCTCGGCAGACCGGGCGAGCGGTTCGAGCATCCCCTGAGCGGCGAGCCCGAGCTGGCCACCGAGACTGTCGCTGGCCTCGCGGAGCGTCACGTCGTGGCCGCGGTCCGCGGCTACCGCGGCGAACCGCAGGCCCACCGGTCCGCCACCGACGACGAGGACGCGCTGGGGGAGTGCCGCGGGTTCGACGTCCTCGAGCGCCGAGAGCTCGGACTCCCGCCCGGTCCGCGGGTTGACGACGCACTCGACGTGGCCGCCGTGGGCGTGTCCGTAGACGCCCTCGAGGCACTTCTGGTTGCACTGGATGCACCGGTCGACGCGCTCGCCACCGGCGGCCTTCGACAGGGTCCGTTCGTCGGCCAGCAGTTGCCGCGTGAAACTCACGAAGTCGGCGCCGGCGTCGAACAGCGCGTCGGCGTCGCTGACGGTAGTGAACGGGAGCCGCCCGACCACCGGGACGTCCACTTCCGCGGCCGCCGTCTCGATGGGACCGAGCAGTTCCGGCTCGACGACGGAGACGCCGGCATGCGTCTGGTTGTATGAGGTGTTCGTCCCGACCGTACACGAGAGGTAGTCGAACCCCTCGACCACCTCCAGGATGCGGGGGACGTCGTCGAACTCGTAGCCGCCGTACTCGAGTTCCGCCAGCGAGAGGTGGAGTCCCACCGGCCCGTCGATGGCGTCCGAGACAGCGGCGAGTGTCTCGTTGACGAACCGCGCGCGGGCGGGCCAGTCGCCGCCGTACTCGTCGGTGCGGGTGTTGTACCGCGGGGAGAGGAACTGCCGGAGCACGGAGAACGGGCCGGCGGACAGTTCGACGCCGTCGAAGCGCGCACTCTCGAGGTTCCGCGCGGCGTCGGCGAAGCCGTCGATTATGCCCTCGATGTCCCGGCGCTCCATCGTCTTCGGCATCTCGTAGGTGGCGTCGGAGGGGGACGCAGACGGTGCGAGCTGGGGCTGCATCTCCCAGTCGCCGCCCGCCTCGGCACCCGTGTGGGTGAGCTGGCCGACGATGCGGGCGTCGTGTCCGTGGACCGCGTCTGCGACCTGCGTCAGCCCCGGGAGTGCGTCGGCCTCGTAGGCGTCGACGAAGGAGGGTCCGCTCGCCGACGGGTGGACGAGCATCTGGGCGGGCCCGACGACGAGGCCGGCACCGCCCGCGGCGCGCGCTGCGAGGTGGGCCGCGAGTTCGCCGGTGGGCTGTCCGTCCTCGACGAACCGAGTGCGCACCGCTCTGAACGCCCCCCGGTTGGGGACCGAGAGCTCCCCCAGCGACGCCGGCTCGAAGAGATCCATGCTATTGGATACCACATATTCGCACTTGAAGATAGTGCACGCGTCGACGATTCGCCCGGTGTGTCGAGGCCGGTCGGGCGCTCACTCGCTGGTCGCCGTCGAATCGTCCTCCT contains:
- a CDS encoding FAD-dependent oxidoreductase; translated protein: MDLFEPASLGELSVPNRGAFRAVRTRFVEDGQPTGELAAHLAARAAGGAGLVVGPAQMLVHPSASGPSFVDAYEADALPGLTQVADAVHGHDARIVGQLTHTGAEAGGDWEMQPQLAPSASPSDATYEMPKTMERRDIEGIIDGFADAARNLESARFDGVELSAGPFSVLRQFLSPRYNTRTDEYGGDWPARARFVNETLAAVSDAIDGPVGLHLSLAELEYGGYEFDDVPRILEVVEGFDYLSCTVGTNTSYNQTHAGVSVVEPELLGPIETAAAEVDVPVVGRLPFTTVSDADALFDAGADFVSFTRQLLADERTLSKAAGGERVDRCIQCNQKCLEGVYGHAHGGHVECVVNPRTGRESELSALEDVEPAALPQRVLVVGGGPVGLRFAAVAADRGHDVTLREASDSLGGQLGLAAQGMLEPLARSAEDLEAAVREAGVDVQLDAPVAAEDVDRSWDAVVVATGATRPDTETYDFEGDVVNAFDVLAGAAVGDDVLLFDENRWVITMQVGLELLARGATVEMVSSDHYPGFRTEQPNLPGFVSALQGEGATFTGNHTVDAVDPDGTVTLRNTLTGATDTRIPDTVVVAGRRQADESLYLELDERRDDVYRVGDAVSPRKLDRAYYDGELLARRL